From the genome of Latilactobacillus curvatus JCM 1096 = DSM 20019:
TAAAGAAAATAAACGGTTAAAAGAAGAACTTGATATTTTAAAACGAGCAGCGGTGCTCATGGCAAAAAGCTAATTATTAAAGGGCGTGCCCTCGTGTTAGAAGTCGTCAACGCTAATTTACTTGCTGGGCACCGCATTACGCGTATCTTATCAGTACTCAAAATTCCGCGCTCAACCTACTATGATTATCTACATTGGCAGCCAAGTAGAACTGAACGCCGCCGGCATTTAATTAAACAAGAAGTGTTAACGGCTTGGTTAAGATATCTAATGTATGGCTACCCACGATTAACGATCTTACTAAATCAACAGTCTGATATTCACGTTAGTCAGCGTCTGGTCTATCAACAAATGTGTGAATTAGGGATTAGATCTAGAATGGTTAAACGAATCAATAAGCCAACCACTCAGACTGATTATGATCAGCGACCAAACTTGATTAAGCAGTTAACTGATCAATCTGGTATTTTATTGACTGATATTACGTACATTCCCCTTAACCATACTTGGTGTTACCTAGCTAGTGTCTATAATCCAGTAACCCGACGGGTTATTGCTTACCAACTTAATACGCAGATGACTAAAGAACTAGCGACTAACGTTATTACCCAAGTCATGGCGCAAGCAGTTAAACCACAAATTATTCATAGTGATATGGGAAGCCAATACACAAGTGACTTATTTGAAAACACTTTATCGAAGTATGGTATCAAGCATTCTTACTCCCGAAAGGGTCAGCCCGGCGATAACGCGCGAATTGAAAGTTTTCATTCAATTTTGAAACGTGAATACGTTAATTTCCAAGATTTTAAGACAATTCATGAAGCAATCGCCGGAATTGATAACTATATTCGTTGGTATAACAGTGATCGTATTTCACTTGTAGCGTAGCTACAGGCTATTAAATTCAATAATGTTGGGGCTTATTTAATATAC
Proteins encoded in this window:
- a CDS encoding IS3-like element IS1520 family transposase (programmed frameshift), with amino-acid sequence MAIKYSNEFKESIVSLSQTGRSANSLAKEYNVSVSTVTKWIKQADPNNTKVLSSNERALIKENKRLKEELDIFKTSSGAHGKKLIIKGRALVLEVVNANLLAGHRITRILSVLKIPRSTYYDYLHWQPSRTERRRHLIKQEVLTAWLRYLMYGYPRLTILLNQQSDIHVSQRLVYQQMCELGIRSRMVKRINKPTTQTDYDQRPNLIKQLTDQSGILLTDITYIPLNHTWCYLASVYNPVTRRVIAYQLNTQMTKELATNVITQVMAQAVKPQIIHSDMGSQYTSDLFENTLSKYGIKHSYSRKGQPGDNARIESFHSILKREYVNFQDFKTIHEAIAGIDNYIRWYNSDRISLVA